In the genome of Planctomyces sp. SH-PL62, the window CTCTCCCAAGTCGACGGTCAACACCTTCTTCTTCCAGGGCGCCTCCTACTTCTTCCACCAGCAGCCCACCCTGACCGTGGCTTCCAACCCGTCGAGCCGAACGGCGACGATCGGCGCGGCGACCACGTTCACCGCCTCCTCGACCGGCCTGCCCGGCCGGACCGTCCAGTGGCAGGTGAGCACCGACGGGACGACGTGGACGAACATCGCCGGGGCCTCCCGGACCTGGTACACCGTCACCCCGACCCTGGCCGATTCCGGCAAGCGATACCGCGCCGTCTTCAAGGACTCCACGAACGCCACCGCGAACACCGCCGCGGCCACGCTGACCGTCGTCAAGGCGAGCACGACGCTGACGATCTCCTCGAGCCTGAATCCGCGACGGCTCGGCGATCCGCTGTCGATCACGATCGAGGCGGCGGCGGCCGTCGCCGGCGCGGGGACGCCCACCGGCAAGGTCTCCCTCAGCATCGGGGCGTACAACCTGAGCGGGAACATGGTCAACGGCAAGGCCGTGTTCGACGTGGAGCCGCTCACCGCGACCGGCACCTACACCGCCACCGCGACCTACGACGGCTCGACCGACCCCGTCTTCGGAGCGGCCCAGGCGACGCTGAGCCAGGTGGTGACGCGGGGGACGACCAGCCTGGTCGGCGTGGTCCCCTCGCAGCCGGTGAAGGTCGGCCAGTCGGTGACGCTGTCGGCCGTGATGACCTATTCGGGCAACCTGACGAACTCGACGGGCGGCGTGGTGATCATGGACGGCGGCCAGCCGATCGCCTACCCGCAGGTCAAGCCCTCGGGCAACGGGACGGCGACGGCGACCTTCACCACGACCACGCTGGCGTTGGGGACGCACTACCTCCAGTTCGCGTTCCTGGGCAATCCCGAGCTGTTCGCGTCCTCGACGGGCGTCTATCAGCTCCAGGTCAACTCCGCCGGGGCGACGAGTCAGGCGGCGACGGCCCCCGCGGCGCCGATCGTCTCCCAGGCCGGGCCCGCGACCTCGGACGCCCCGACGGGTCCGGGACTATTCCTCATCAATCCGGGGAACAAGACGGCGACGGCCGGGAGCCCCGTGACGTTCACCTCCGCCCCGACCTCCGCGGCGACCAGCTTCTCCCAGTGGCAGGTGAGCGCCGACGGGACGACCTGGTCGAACATCGTCGGCGCCAATCAGACCTGGTACACCCTCATCCCGAGCCTGGCCGATTCGGGCAAGCGGTACCGCGTGGTCTTCACGAACCTTCGCGGGATAAGCGAGACGAGCGCCCCCTCGACGCTGACGGTGGTGGATGCGACCACGACGTTGAAGATCTCGTCGAGCGTCAACCCGCGACGGCTCGGCGATCCGCTGATCATGACCGTCGAGGCGTCGGCGGCCGTCGCCGGCGCTGGGGTCCCGACCGGCAAGGTCTTCCTGGACATCGGGGCCCATAGCCTGATCGCGACCCTGCTCAACGGCAAGGCCGAGTTCGCCGTGCCGCCGCTCACCGTGACCGGCACCTACACCGCCACCGCGACCTACGACGGCTCGACCGACCCCGTCTTCGGAGCGGCCCAGGCGACGCTGAGCCAGGTGGTGACGCGGGGGACGACCAGCCTGGTCGGCGTGGTCCCCTCGCAGCCGGTGCAGGCCGGCCAGTCGGTGACGCTGTCGGCCGTGATGACCTATTCGGGCAACCTGGAAAACTCGACGGGCGGCGTGATGATCATGGACGGCGGCCAGCCGATCGCCTACCCGCAGGTCAAGCCCTCGGGCAACGGGACGGCGACGGCGACCTTCACCACGAAACTGTCGCCGGGGACGCACTACCTCCAGTTCGCGTTCCTGGGCAATCCCGAACTGTTCGCGTCCTCGACGGGCGTCTATCAGCTCCAGGTCAACGCCGCCGGCTCCTCGGGAGTCGCCTCGTCCTTCGCCGCGCCGTCGACGTTCTCCTCGACGTCGGGAGCCTCGGACGCGACGACCGCCACGTTCGTCGAGGTGCTGGAGCCCGTCGACGCCTTCGCATCTTCGACGGTTCGCAAGAACGGACGGACGACCGGATTCCCGAGCGGCGCCTCGACGTTGGCCTTCCGTCGCGGCATGCGTTGAGCTGACAGGCCATCGACGAACTCGCGAGCCCCCGGCCCTGGATCTTGATCCAGGCCGGGGGTTCGCATGAACGGAGGACGTCGGGGCGTCAGCGGCCGACGGGGAGCCCCGGGGCGACCGGCGCGGGGACTTCGCCGTCGTCGACGCCGAACCCCAGGCTGATCAGGTTGTCGATGATGCGGCCGTAATACGCGGGGACGTATCGGGTCTCCGCCTCGTCCTTGGCGTGGGTCAGCCAGTTCATCTGCCGCAGGTGGTCCAGCGGCCAGGGCTCCAACGCCTCGCCGAACGCCCGGGCCGACTCGGCCGGAACCAGGCCGTCGTTCGCACCCTCCATCTCCGAGAGCGCCTCGTGGAGCCGACGCAAAGGCCACGCGACGTCGGCCGGGTCGGGCTCGCCGGCGATGCTGAAGCAGGGCAGGTCGGCGATCGGCCCATACTTGCGTTTGAACCGCCGCGACGCCTGCCGGGTCACGTCGAGGAAGCCCCGGTAGTCGATTCCCATCGCGTTCAAGAGGCGGTAGATCCGGCCCACCCTCAGCTTGGCGAAGTCGGCGATGATCGACCCCATGTGGGGCGTGGCGATGGTCGTCAGGCTCAAAATCCGGTCGCGCCAGCCGGGTTCGGCGAGCAGCCGGCGCGCGTCGAGCCCTCCCATGCTGTGGCCGATGATGTGGACCGGCTCATCGGGGAAATAGGTGTCGATGCGGAATCCGAGCCGCTGGGCCCGGAAGTCGATCGACGCGATCGGGTGGACGCGGGTCGTCAGGACCCGGTTCCCCGCCTCGCGAAGCACCTGCGGGATGCCACGGAAGTAGGAGGTCAAGGTCAGCGGACCGAAGCCGATCCGCGAAAACCCGAACAATCCGTGGGCCAGGATGATGGGAGCCTTTAGACGCCCGATCATGATTCCGTCGATTCTCAATTCGCCTTGCGGCCAGGCCAGGGTGTCGAATCAATAGGAGGTAGCGGAGCCGCTCGGTGAGCCGCCGCACGTCTCACTACCGATATTGTATGTGATGAATCTTGAGACGAACGCCAGGAATCTCGCGTCGTCGTTTCGCGTGTGCGGCCTGTGCGGGTTGCGGGGTTTGCCGGCGACTGAGAGGTTTCGGAGGTGGTCCGCATTGTAGCCGAGGGCGGCTCTCCTCCACGGCCGGTGATGCGATCGCACCCGATTCTAGGAAAATCGGGATTGCTCGGGCGGTACGCCGCACAGGGAAGTAGGGAAGGGACGGAAATCGATTCGGGAGGGACCGCCGGTGGGCCGCAATTCGCTGGAGGTGAGACTGATCGATCGCGTTCTGCGGTGGGGGACCGCGACGGGAGAGGCTGACGATCTCCTCCTTGAGCGGTTCCTCGCCGAGCGCGACGAAGGGGCCTTCGCGGCGCTGGTCGACCGTCACGGCCCGCTGGTCCTGGGCGTTTGCCGACGGATCCTCCGCGACGGTCGCGATGTCGAGGACGCCTTCCAGGCGACCTTCCTGATCCTGGCCCGTCGCGCGGGGACGATCCGGAGTCGCGAGCGGATCGGGCCCTGGCTCCACGGCGTCGCCCATCGGGTCGCCGTCCGGGCGCGGGCGATCTCGGCCCGCCGCCTCGTCCGCGAGGGGATCGGCCTGGACGTCGATCCCGCGACCGACGTCCCGCCGGGCTGCGACGCCGAGCGCCTCGAATTGCGGTCAATCCTGGATGAGGAACTGGGTCGCCTGCCGGGACGGCTCCGCGATCCGCTCGTCCTCTGTCATCTCCAGGGTCTGACTCACGACCAGGCTGCCGCCGCGCTGCGGCAGCCCGTCGGCACGATCCGCAGCCGGCTCTCGCGCGGCCGGGAGCGGCTTCGCGACCGACTCGCCCGCCGGGGCGTCTCGGTCGACGACGCGCGCATGGGATTGGTCGTCATCGCGCACCAGCTCCCGACGGCCCTCTTTGAATCGACTCTTCGTTCAGCCGTCGCATTCGCCTCCACCCCGACCATTCCCCTGGCTTCCGCCAGTGCTGCGGTCCTCGCCAATGGAGCCCTCAACGCCATGCTCATCTCGAAAGCCAAGCTCGCCGCCGTCGCGCTGGGAATGATGCTCACCCTGGGAGGCGTCAGCGGCCACGCGCTCCAGCAAGGGGTGGAGGAACGTCCAGATCCAGTCGCGCCGGAGGTCGTCGCCGCTCCGGCGACCCTGGACGGGCCGGAAACGACGGTTGAACGTCTGGAGGGGATGCAGAAAGAGCTGGACGAAGCTCTCGCCCAGCGCGAGGCCCTCGCCACGCGGATCGACAATCTGCGGACGAGTGTGGTCCGCTTGCGAAGCCGCCTGCAAACCTCTGGTGGGGTCGTCGTTTACGATGAGCCCATCAAGAGCCAGGTCCCCCAGCCCGAAGCATCGACCCTCCCGCTTGCGGACTCGCTTCGAAACTACCTGGAGCAGTTGGAAAAGAAGCTGCACGTGGCGGGGATCAAGCGGCAATCCGCCGAGGCCGAGTACGACATGATGATCAAGGACCGCGAGGTGGTGAGGGAAAAGTTGAGAGATCTGATGCGGCCTTCGGAGAAGAATCCCGCTGCTCCGACGCCCGCGCCGGGCGAGGCCGGAGCACCGACCCGGCACGGCGAGACGAGCGATTCTGATCCGGCTCATCCCGCCGCGACCGTCGCTCCCTTTCTGGATCGGAGGCCGTTGTCGTCCAGCGCCGCGGGGAGCGGCAAGCGTTCCTATCTCGCTTCGCCCAAGATGATCCTCGTATCCTCCAAGGACGGACACGTCGTGACGGGGTACAGTTCGGAAACCGGCGGCGAGGCCCGGTCGATCCGGCTGGCCCCGGAAGGAGGAGCCAAGATCAAAGTGACGCCATATCTTGGGGTGTCGGTGGCGGCCCTCGCCCTGGAAGGAGAGGCCGTGGATCGGATCGCGGTGTTCAGCGCCACCGACGGAGAATGGCATCCCTACGATCTCGTCGAGCCGACCAGGTCGGCCATGCCGCAGATTGGCGCGGCCGCCGTGGGATACAAGATCGGCCGACGCATCTACGCCTTCAGCTTTGTGGCCAACAAGTGGGACGTCCTCGAACTACCCGAGGACGGTCCCGACCTACTCTGGGCGAATCCGGAGACGATCACCTATCAGAGCCGGGGCCGGCTCCACGTCTTCAGCGGCAAGACCGGAAAATGGGCGTCGATCGACGTCTCGAACGCGACCGAGTACTCCGCTTCCGGATTCCCATGAACCATTGAGCCCCTCGTCACCGAGGAC includes:
- a CDS encoding alpha/beta fold hydrolase, whose amino-acid sequence is MIGRLKAPIILAHGLFGFSRIGFGPLTLTSYFRGIPQVLREAGNRVLTTRVHPIASIDFRAQRLGFRIDTYFPDEPVHIIGHSMGGLDARRLLAEPGWRDRILSLTTIATPHMGSIIADFAKLRVGRIYRLLNAMGIDYRGFLDVTRQASRRFKRKYGPIADLPCFSIAGEPDPADVAWPLRRLHEALSEMEGANDGLVPAESARAFGEALEPWPLDHLRQMNWLTHAKDEAETRYVPAYYGRIIDNLISLGFGVDDGEVPAPVAPGLPVGR
- a CDS encoding RNA polymerase sigma factor, whose amino-acid sequence is MGRNSLEVRLIDRVLRWGTATGEADDLLLERFLAERDEGAFAALVDRHGPLVLGVCRRILRDGRDVEDAFQATFLILARRAGTIRSRERIGPWLHGVAHRVAVRARAISARRLVREGIGLDVDPATDVPPGCDAERLELRSILDEELGRLPGRLRDPLVLCHLQGLTHDQAAAALRQPVGTIRSRLSRGRERLRDRLARRGVSVDDARMGLVVIAHQLPTALFESTLRSAVAFASTPTIPLASASAAVLANGALNAMLISKAKLAAVALGMMLTLGGVSGHALQQGVEERPDPVAPEVVAAPATLDGPETTVERLEGMQKELDEALAQREALATRIDNLRTSVVRLRSRLQTSGGVVVYDEPIKSQVPQPEASTLPLADSLRNYLEQLEKKLHVAGIKRQSAEAEYDMMIKDREVVREKLRDLMRPSEKNPAAPTPAPGEAGAPTRHGETSDSDPAHPAATVAPFLDRRPLSSSAAGSGKRSYLASPKMILVSSKDGHVVTGYSSETGGEARSIRLAPEGGAKIKVTPYLGVSVAALALEGEAVDRIAVFSATDGEWHPYDLVEPTRSAMPQIGAAAVGYKIGRRIYAFSFVANKWDVLELPEDGPDLLWANPETITYQSRGRLHVFSGKTGKWASIDVSNATEYSASGFP
- a CDS encoding Ig-like domain repeat protein, which produces MARAAEARRRRAWRPERELLEDRLAPATGAWSAVGFMGPLAPGTTPTTAVSTTSTGDSELPLGLQYAASEALGAADASYALTTSGDGFNLGNATNAYSAYIDAGGLRVSAGGDAWSLSVAGIGYGAATTPLGQATATATANRVEYDYGAVSQWFVNGPLGLQQGFTLAQRPTGDVGAGPLTIDLALGGSLIASADAGGASATLSRLDGSSSLVYGGLIAYDATGAAFPASMSVTTTDQGQVLSIQVDDAGAQYPLIVDPYVQQARVVGSVSGGRQFFGSAVSLTADGGVAVIGARSVANSSIHGSAYVFSRSGASWVQAARLLPSDSTQGDEFGFSTAISADGTTIVAGAKSADAGQGALYVFTKSGGAWTEVQKVTASDGGSGDGLGYSAGISANGSVIAAGAVGVAVGGNANQGAVYVFGKSGSTWSQGAKLTAGDGAAGALFGSSIAVSGDASTVMVGAPGTAIGGKSQQGAVYAYVQGAGVSKLTASDGAANDGFGASVTTNYDGSIAIVGSPYANIGADADQGAAYVYFRFAAAWAQSSKMTAADGAASDQFGAQVALSADGQTAAVSAAGANVYRGAVYMLARAGGSYTQTARLTSSDGATGDQFGLAVALSADGSTTLAGSPKSTVNTFFFQGASYFFHQQPTLTVASNPSSRTATIGAATTFTASSTGLPGRTVQWQVSTDGTTWTNIAGASRTWYTVTPTLADSGKRYRAVFKDSTNATANTAAATLTVVKASTTLTISSSLNPRRLGDPLSITIEAAAAVAGAGTPTGKVSLSIGAYNLSGNMVNGKAVFDVEPLTATGTYTATATYDGSTDPVFGAAQATLSQVVTRGTTSLVGVVPSQPVKVGQSVTLSAVMTYSGNLTNSTGGVVIMDGGQPIAYPQVKPSGNGTATATFTTTTLALGTHYLQFAFLGNPELFASSTGVYQLQVNSAGATSQAATAPAAPIVSQAGPATSDAPTGPGLFLINPGNKTATAGSPVTFTSAPTSAATSFSQWQVSADGTTWSNIVGANQTWYTLIPSLADSGKRYRVVFTNLRGISETSAPSTLTVVDATTTLKISSSVNPRRLGDPLIMTVEASAAVAGAGVPTGKVFLDIGAHSLIATLLNGKAEFAVPPLTVTGTYTATATYDGSTDPVFGAAQATLSQVVTRGTTSLVGVVPSQPVQAGQSVTLSAVMTYSGNLENSTGGVMIMDGGQPIAYPQVKPSGNGTATATFTTKLSPGTHYLQFAFLGNPELFASSTGVYQLQVNAAGSSGVASSFAAPSTFSSTSGASDATTATFVEVLEPVDAFASSTVRKNGRTTGFPSGASTLAFRRGMR